From Luteococcus japonicus, one genomic window encodes:
- a CDS encoding succinate dehydrogenase/fumarate reductase iron-sulfur subunit: protein MRITLEVWRQPSAQAPGDFVTYVVDDATPEMSMPELLDRLNDQIVEAGGEPVAFESDCREGICGCCGITVDDRPHGPVANTPTCQQHLRNFSDGDVVRLEPFRSAAFPVVKDLVVDRSALDRVVRGGGFVSVDTGTAPDAEDRQITFRRAEKALDFAACIGCGACVAACPNGAAHLFSGALLTHFSTLPQGRPERSRRARGVVKAVEAEFGPCSTYGECVEVCPAGIPLAAVAAVNKEMMRAAWRRGSDD from the coding sequence ATGAGGATCACGCTGGAGGTGTGGCGCCAGCCCAGTGCCCAGGCGCCCGGAGATTTCGTCACCTATGTGGTGGACGATGCCACGCCGGAGATGTCCATGCCGGAACTGCTGGACCGGCTCAACGACCAGATCGTCGAGGCCGGGGGAGAGCCCGTCGCCTTCGAGAGCGACTGCCGGGAAGGGATCTGCGGCTGCTGCGGCATCACCGTCGACGACCGCCCGCACGGCCCCGTCGCCAACACCCCCACCTGCCAGCAGCACCTGCGCAACTTCTCCGACGGAGACGTGGTGCGCCTCGAGCCCTTCCGCTCTGCCGCCTTCCCGGTGGTGAAGGACCTCGTCGTGGACCGTTCGGCCTTGGACCGGGTGGTGCGGGGTGGTGGTTTTGTCAGCGTCGACACCGGTACCGCGCCGGACGCCGAGGACCGTCAGATCACCTTCCGGCGTGCTGAGAAGGCCCTGGACTTCGCGGCCTGCATCGGCTGCGGCGCCTGCGTCGCAGCCTGCCCGAATGGGGCTGCCCACTTGTTCAGCGGTGCGCTGCTGACCCACTTCTCGACCCTGCCGCAGGGAAGGCCGGAACGCTCCAGGCGGGCCCGGGGCGTGGTGAAGGCCGTCGAAGCGGAGTTCGGCCCCTGCTCCACCTATGGCGAGTGCGTCGAGGTCTGCCCGGCGGGGATCCCGCTGGCCGCGGTGGCTGCGGTCAACAAGGAGATGATGCGTGCGGCCTGGCGCCGGGGATCCGACGACTGA
- a CDS encoding fumarate reductase/succinate dehydrogenase flavoprotein subunit, with protein MTILDIPRAEPPLDGHTPDGDPATAWHRAKLHYKQVSPLNRRKFTIVVVGTGLAGSGAAAALGELGFNVVAYTFHDAARRAHSVAAQGGINAARGRKVDGDSLDRFVKDTVKGGDFRAREADVFRLAEESVRVIDHMDAIGAPFAREYGGQLRTRSFGGVQVSRTYYTRGQTGQQLQVAAARTLQRQVAAGTVELRTHREVLDLVVTDGRVRGVVARDLRTGAIEVQAAHAVVLATGGYGKAFFHSTLAHNSNVSAAWRAHRRGALFASPSYLQFHPTALPVSSQWQSKTTLMSESLRNDGRIWVPKKAGDDRPANDIPEEERDYYLERKYPAYGNLAPRDISSRAAREQIEAGHGVGPLKNSVYLDFRDAIQRLGKKIIEQRYGNLFEMYADCTGEDPYTVPMRIAPGAHFSMGGLWSDYDMQTSIEGLFVGGEAGWGYHGANRLGANSLLSACVDGMFTLPHTIPNYLAGHLNEPLLADDDPAVTQTVADATGRLEALLAVGGKTGSDRFHRELGEILYRGCGVARSKGGLAQAIDEIRDLRHRFWSDLRVPGTGRELNQELEKAGRVADYLELAELMCVDAYDRDESCGAHFRVDHQTRDGEALRDDRNWCFVSAWEHTPGPLGQPGMPVRHHEPLTFAAVPLQTRNYQ; from the coding sequence ATGACCATCCTCGACATCCCACGCGCTGAACCACCGCTCGACGGACACACGCCCGACGGCGATCCGGCCACCGCCTGGCACCGTGCCAAGCTCCACTACAAGCAGGTCAGCCCGCTGAACCGGCGCAAGTTCACCATCGTCGTCGTCGGCACCGGCCTTGCCGGATCCGGGGCGGCCGCCGCGCTGGGGGAGCTGGGCTTCAACGTGGTGGCCTACACCTTCCACGACGCGGCCCGTCGCGCCCACTCCGTCGCGGCCCAGGGCGGCATCAATGCGGCCCGCGGCCGCAAGGTGGACGGAGACTCGCTGGACCGCTTCGTGAAGGACACCGTCAAGGGCGGCGACTTCCGCGCCCGGGAGGCCGACGTCTTCCGGCTGGCCGAGGAATCGGTGCGGGTGATTGACCACATGGACGCCATCGGGGCACCCTTCGCCCGCGAGTACGGCGGCCAGCTGCGCACCCGATCCTTCGGTGGTGTGCAGGTCAGCCGCACCTACTACACCCGCGGGCAGACCGGTCAGCAGTTGCAGGTGGCAGCGGCCCGTACCCTGCAGCGGCAGGTGGCGGCCGGCACCGTCGAGCTGAGGACCCACCGCGAGGTGCTGGACCTGGTGGTGACCGACGGCCGGGTGCGGGGCGTGGTGGCCCGGGACCTGCGCACCGGCGCCATCGAGGTGCAGGCCGCACACGCCGTCGTGCTGGCCACCGGCGGCTACGGCAAGGCCTTCTTCCACTCGACGCTGGCGCACAACTCCAATGTGAGCGCCGCCTGGCGGGCCCACCGTCGCGGGGCGCTGTTCGCGTCGCCCTCCTACCTGCAGTTCCACCCCACGGCGCTCCCGGTCAGCTCGCAGTGGCAGTCCAAGACGACGCTGATGAGCGAGTCGCTGCGCAATGACGGCCGGATCTGGGTGCCGAAGAAGGCCGGCGACGACAGACCGGCCAATGACATCCCGGAAGAGGAACGCGACTACTACCTGGAGCGCAAGTACCCCGCCTACGGCAACCTCGCGCCGCGCGACATCTCCTCGCGTGCCGCCCGGGAGCAGATCGAGGCAGGCCACGGCGTCGGACCGCTGAAGAACAGCGTCTACCTGGACTTCCGCGACGCGATCCAGCGCCTGGGGAAGAAGATCATCGAGCAGCGCTACGGCAACCTTTTCGAGATGTATGCCGACTGCACCGGCGAGGATCCCTACACGGTGCCGATGCGGATCGCTCCCGGAGCGCACTTCTCGATGGGTGGCCTGTGGAGCGACTACGACATGCAGACCTCCATCGAGGGCCTGTTCGTCGGCGGTGAGGCTGGCTGGGGCTACCACGGCGCCAACCGGCTGGGCGCCAACTCCTTGCTCAGTGCCTGCGTCGACGGGATGTTCACCCTGCCGCACACCATCCCCAACTACCTGGCCGGACACCTCAACGAACCGCTCCTGGCCGACGACGACCCGGCGGTGACACAGACCGTCGCGGATGCCACCGGCCGGTTGGAGGCGCTGCTGGCCGTCGGAGGCAAGACCGGCTCCGACCGCTTCCACCGCGAACTGGGGGAGATCCTCTACCGAGGCTGCGGCGTCGCGCGCAGCAAGGGGGGGCTTGCACAGGCGATCGACGAGATCCGGGACCTGCGGCATCGCTTCTGGAGTGACCTGCGGGTGCCTGGCACCGGCCGGGAACTCAACCAGGAGCTGGAGAAGGCCGGACGGGTGGCCGACTACCTGGAGCTCGCGGAGCTGATGTGCGTCGACGCCTATGACCGCGACGAGTCCTGTGGCGCTCACTTCCGCGTCGACCACCAGACTCGTGACGGCGAGGCCCTGCGTGACGACCGGAACTGGTGCTTCGTCTCGGCGTGGGAGCACACGCCCGGTCCGTTGGGGCAGCCCGGGATGCCGGTGCGTCACCACGAACCCCTGACCTTTGCCGCCGTGCCACTGCAGACGAGGAACTACCAATGA
- a CDS encoding succinate dehydrogenase cytochrome b subunit, whose translation MSQSPSTRAAGHPAGLSNAAAKVVMALTGIIFGLFVLVHMIGNLKLYMGPADFNGYAHWLRAAFHPVLPHEGLLWILRIVLLACLAAHLYCGWLVRSRGRIARGSVRRKGMPASTWMARSMPLTGVILLGFLVFHLLDLTIGTAPVASDAFQGPTVDASFAYTNVVASFSRWPVALVYGLTMLALCAHLAHGLVSVVLDLGATPGPKAVRTVSAVALAIGLLVALGNLTIPVAVLTGVVK comes from the coding sequence ATGTCCCAGTCACCGTCGACAAGGGCCGCCGGCCATCCGGCTGGTCTGTCCAATGCTGCCGCGAAGGTGGTGATGGCGCTCACCGGGATCATCTTCGGTCTGTTCGTGCTGGTGCACATGATCGGCAACCTCAAGCTGTACATGGGGCCGGCCGACTTCAACGGCTACGCCCACTGGCTTCGCGCCGCCTTCCACCCCGTCCTTCCGCACGAGGGCCTGCTGTGGATCCTGCGCATCGTCCTGCTGGCCTGTCTGGCGGCCCACCTGTACTGCGGCTGGCTGGTGCGCAGCCGCGGCCGCATCGCCCGTGGATCCGTGCGACGCAAGGGAATGCCGGCCTCGACGTGGATGGCGCGCAGCATGCCGCTCACCGGCGTGATCCTGCTCGGCTTCCTGGTCTTCCACCTTCTGGACCTGACCATCGGAACAGCTCCGGTCGCCTCCGACGCCTTCCAGGGCCCGACGGTGGACGCCTCCTTCGCTTACACCAATGTGGTTGCCTCCTTCTCCCGCTGGCCCGTGGCGCTGGTCTACGGCCTGACGATGCTGGCGCTGTGCGCCCACCTGGCGCACGGGCTGGTCAGCGTCGTGCTGGACCTCGGGGCAACGCCCGGCCCCAAGGCGGTGCGCACCGTGAGCGCGGTGGCCCTGGCCATCGGCCTGCTGGTGGCGCTGGGCAACCTGACCATCCCCGTCGCCGTGCTGACAGGAGTCGTGAAATGA
- a CDS encoding cupin domain-containing protein encodes MAITDNGPNPNVFDIETETKANENYRTVAWSGKYLQVTLMSIPVGKDIGLEVHHDTDQFLRIDAGKGKVQMGPAEDQLTTEQEVSDGWSIQVPAGTWHNVTNTGDEPLQLYTIYAPVHHAAGMVHTDFEDAEKQEEAGQDEPPAWSIQPDDTTPDEKA; translated from the coding sequence ATGGCTATCACTGACAACGGACCCAACCCGAACGTCTTCGACATCGAGACCGAGACCAAGGCCAACGAGAACTACCGCACGGTGGCCTGGAGCGGCAAGTACCTCCAGGTCACGCTGATGAGCATCCCCGTCGGCAAGGACATCGGCCTGGAGGTGCACCACGACACCGACCAGTTCCTGCGCATCGACGCCGGCAAGGGCAAGGTCCAGATGGGCCCCGCGGAGGACCAGCTGACCACCGAGCAGGAGGTCTCCGACGGTTGGAGCATCCAGGTCCCCGCCGGCACCTGGCACAATGTCACCAATACCGGCGATGAGCCGCTGCAGCTGTACACCATCTACGCGCCCGTCCACCACGCCGCCGGTATGGTGCACACGGACTTCGAGGATGCGGAGAAGCAGGAGGAGGCCGGACAGGACGAGCCCCCGGCCTGGAGCATCCAGCCCGACGACACCACCCCGGACGAGAAGGCCTGA
- a CDS encoding DUF1727 domain-containing protein encodes MKVDPQALGKLLAHRRIAAVTGTNGKTTTTHLLAAAVREGTPEPARRVVTNADGANLYHGVASALGEAAKADIAILETDERIVPRIIEEGRPEVLVLLNFSRDQMDRNHEIKSLGRGWRVALEKAGEAGPVVVANACDPLTTWAAETAKQVIWIDTGAGWTQDAALCPACGAVLAHVDGHWDCPACPLTQPEADYTVHGEEVTEKDGTVWTLDLQVPGRFNRANAACALAAARVMGIEPDVALKGMHSVTSPAGRYAVATFGDVKGRLMLSKNPAGWAESLPLAATDPVVLAIDAVAADGKDVSWLWDVDYEQLAGRHVICTGPRALDLAVRLTYGEVEHEVVPDLSAAMARAGELADEGVVIDVLSTYTPFQKLRKLGGLA; translated from the coding sequence ATGAAGGTCGACCCGCAGGCGCTGGGCAAGTTGCTGGCCCATCGCCGGATCGCCGCGGTGACCGGCACCAACGGCAAGACCACCACCACCCACCTGCTGGCCGCAGCAGTGCGTGAGGGCACCCCCGAGCCCGCACGTCGCGTGGTCACCAATGCCGACGGCGCGAACCTGTACCACGGCGTCGCCTCGGCACTGGGTGAGGCTGCGAAGGCGGACATCGCCATCCTGGAGACCGACGAGCGGATCGTCCCCCGGATCATCGAGGAGGGCCGGCCGGAGGTGCTGGTGCTGCTGAACTTCAGCCGGGACCAGATGGACCGCAACCACGAGATCAAGAGCCTGGGCCGCGGCTGGCGCGTCGCGCTGGAGAAGGCCGGAGAAGCAGGTCCCGTCGTCGTGGCCAATGCCTGCGACCCGCTCACCACCTGGGCAGCCGAGACGGCCAAGCAGGTCATCTGGATCGACACCGGCGCCGGCTGGACGCAGGATGCGGCTCTCTGCCCCGCCTGCGGCGCCGTGCTCGCCCACGTCGACGGCCACTGGGACTGCCCGGCTTGCCCGCTCACCCAGCCGGAGGCCGACTACACCGTCCATGGCGAAGAGGTCACCGAGAAGGACGGCACCGTCTGGACCCTGGACCTCCAGGTGCCCGGCCGCTTCAACCGCGCCAATGCCGCCTGCGCCCTGGCCGCCGCCCGGGTGATGGGCATCGAGCCCGACGTGGCACTCAAGGGCATGCACAGCGTCACCTCCCCCGCCGGACGCTATGCCGTGGCCACCTTCGGGGACGTCAAGGGCCGCCTGATGCTGTCCAAGAATCCCGCCGGCTGGGCCGAGAGCCTGCCGCTGGCCGCCACCGACCCAGTCGTGCTGGCCATCGACGCCGTGGCCGCCGACGGCAAGGACGTCAGCTGGCTCTGGGACGTGGACTACGAGCAGCTGGCCGGCCGCCATGTCATCTGCACCGGCCCCCGCGCCCTGGACCTGGCCGTGCGCCTGACATACGGCGAAGTGGAGCACGAGGTGGTCCCGGACCTGTCGGCCGCCATGGCCCGCGCCGGCGAACTGGCCGACGAGGGCGTCGTGATCGACGTACTGAGCACCTACACACCATTCCAGAAGCTGCGCAAGCTGGGAGGCCTCGCATGA
- a CDS encoding type 1 glutamine amidotransferase, giving the protein MSKPVKIVLVFQSLLGIYGDQGNARVALQRLQMRGIDAELVIVEPGDEVPADGQLYLLGGGEDMAQISALRALQEDGNIFRALESSAVLFAVCAGFQICGRSFTVGDRDEVTEGLGLLDIQTRRGAERAVGEVLHRWTMPDGTQSIITGFENHGGYTTLGPDAEPLARVEVGVGNNGEGLEGAVQRGPGGKGWVIGTYPHGPVLARNPELADHLLQLATGLELGPLPMPELDELRAQRIEHARTLR; this is encoded by the coding sequence ATGAGCAAGCCCGTCAAGATCGTGCTCGTCTTCCAGAGCCTGCTGGGCATCTACGGTGACCAGGGCAATGCCAGGGTGGCGCTGCAAAGGCTGCAGATGCGCGGCATTGACGCCGAGCTGGTGATTGTGGAACCAGGCGACGAGGTGCCCGCCGACGGGCAGCTCTACCTGCTGGGTGGCGGCGAGGACATGGCCCAGATCAGCGCCCTGAGGGCCCTCCAGGAGGACGGGAACATCTTCCGCGCCCTGGAGTCCAGCGCCGTGCTGTTCGCCGTCTGCGCGGGCTTCCAGATCTGTGGGAGGTCCTTCACCGTCGGAGATCGCGACGAGGTCACCGAAGGTCTGGGCCTGCTGGACATCCAGACCCGACGCGGCGCAGAGCGCGCCGTCGGCGAGGTGCTGCACCGCTGGACCATGCCCGACGGCACGCAGAGCATCATCACCGGCTTCGAGAACCACGGCGGATACACCACACTGGGCCCCGACGCCGAACCGCTGGCCCGCGTCGAGGTGGGCGTCGGCAACAACGGCGAAGGGCTGGAGGGCGCCGTGCAGCGCGGCCCCGGCGGCAAGGGCTGGGTGATCGGCACCTACCCGCACGGCCCGGTCCTGGCCCGCAATCCCGAGCTGGCCGACCACCTTCTGCAGCTCGCCACGGGCCTGGAGCTCGGCCCGCTGCCGATGCCGGAACTGGACGAATTGCGCGCACAGCGAATCGAGCACGCCCGCACGCTTCGCTGA